The following are encoded in a window of Bacteroidota bacterium genomic DNA:
- a CDS encoding helix-turn-helix domain-containing protein, with translation MHFSKLIKTIKARREMLQVNQEMLAELSGVSLRTLKQFESGKGNPTLQTISKLADALGLELTLQVKTLINETS, from the coding sequence ATGCACTTTTCAAAATTAATAAAAACCATTAAGGCCCGCAGAGAAATGCTGCAGGTAAACCAAGAAATGCTAGCAGAACTATCTGGTGTTAGCCTTAGAACCCTAAAGCAGTTTGAAAGTGGAAAAGGCAACCCCACCTTGCAAACCATTAGTAAATTGGCTGATGCATTGGGTTTAGAGTTAACACTACAAGTAAAAACCCTAATAAATGAGACAAGCTAA
- a CDS encoding HipA N-terminal domain-containing protein, giving the protein MRQAKVIYKNEEAGLLTQLDNGDFVFRYHDTWFNSADKPAISLTLPKNQQEYQAEHLFPFFYNMLPEGTNKQVVCHAMRIDKKDHFGLLLNTATYDTIGAVRIIKIDNV; this is encoded by the coding sequence ATGAGACAAGCTAAGGTTATCTACAAAAACGAAGAGGCAGGATTGCTTACCCAATTAGATAATGGAGACTTTGTATTTCGCTACCATGATACATGGTTTAATTCTGCAGACAAACCTGCTATTAGTCTTACACTTCCAAAAAATCAGCAAGAATACCAGGCGGAACATTTGTTCCCGTTTTTCTACAACATGCTGCCAGAAGGAACCAATAAACAAGTCGTGTGCCATGCCATGCGCATTGATAAAAAAGATCATTTTGGCTTATTACTAAATACTGCGACTTATGACACCATCGGAGCAGTTAGAATCATTAAAATAGACAATGTATGA
- a CDS encoding HipA domain-containing protein — protein sequence MSLSDIQYCPGTLKEGNQTYSSTALKRVFNGKKVSHVLPYESPATNEVTDELFDDNRKRMSISGVQEKFSILLDKNKLRLIKEGEQGQYILKSKPSAGKNPEQMPANEHLTMQIARQVFNIETAENALIFFSNGDQAYITKRFDVKDDGTKRAQEDFAALAQRTPQTHGENYKYLGNYYELFELLKKFVPAYNVEAPKLLKLILFNYLFSNGDAHFKNFSLIQTELGDYKLSPAYDLLNSRIHIADKDFALDDGLLPSAQAKGKVHEQFHKLGEIAGINTKLIDGIFSLLTSKKDEVLNLISHSYLSDKLKRNYEQAYLTRLKKLNRN from the coding sequence ATGAGTTTATCTGATATCCAATATTGCCCTGGCACATTAAAAGAAGGGAATCAAACTTACTCGTCAACAGCTTTGAAGCGTGTTTTTAATGGGAAAAAAGTAAGTCATGTACTTCCTTATGAATCGCCTGCAACAAACGAAGTAACAGATGAACTATTTGATGATAATCGAAAAAGGATGTCTATTTCAGGTGTACAAGAAAAGTTTTCGATTCTGTTAGACAAAAACAAACTACGCCTAATAAAAGAAGGTGAACAAGGACAATACATTCTTAAATCAAAACCAAGTGCAGGTAAAAACCCTGAACAGATGCCTGCCAATGAGCATTTAACCATGCAAATAGCAAGGCAGGTTTTTAATATAGAAACTGCTGAGAACGCGCTCATTTTTTTTAGCAATGGAGATCAAGCTTATATCACTAAGCGATTTGATGTTAAAGATGACGGTACTAAGCGGGCACAAGAAGATTTTGCTGCGTTAGCGCAAAGAACACCTCAAACCCATGGAGAAAATTATAAATATTTGGGTAATTATTATGAATTATTTGAACTACTGAAAAAGTTTGTTCCTGCCTACAATGTCGAAGCTCCCAAGCTACTAAAACTTATCCTCTTCAACTACTTGTTTTCTAATGGAGATGCACATTTTAAAAACTTCTCACTCATACAAACTGAGTTGGGAGATTATAAATTGAGCCCAGCATATGACTTACTAAATAGTCGCATTCATATTGCGGATAAAGATTTTGCACTTGATGATGGTTTACTACCTTCAGCCCAAGCAAAAGGAAAAGTGCACGAACAGTTTCATAAGCTAGGCGAAATAGCTGGAATTAATACAAAACTTATTGACGGTATCTTTTCTCTGTTAACTTCCAAAAAGGACGAAGTACTTAATTTAATTAGCCACTCATATCTATCGGATAAATTGAAACGTAATTACGAACAGGCCTATTTAACCCGATTGAAAAAGCTAAACAGGAATTGA
- a CDS encoding RNA polymerase sigma-70 factor has translation MNKVFSKHDSTDDNLFSSIKQSDERAFRILYDRYWKALYAFAYSFTEDEDLSKDIVQEIWITFWDKRKNIDVKNVKAYLYSMVRNRVYNQLRDNKKLEHQLEIIDKYLTVDDITDLTDLADTNQLLEEAIAKLPERNREIFMLSRFEGLSNQEIADRLDISKRTVENHLTNSLRQIRKSVIVALLLASI, from the coding sequence TTGAATAAGGTATTTTCAAAACACGACTCTACTGACGATAATCTGTTTTCCTCTATTAAACAGTCGGACGAAAGAGCATTCCGGATCTTATATGATAGATACTGGAAGGCATTATATGCTTTTGCATATTCTTTTACCGAAGATGAAGATCTATCGAAAGATATTGTACAGGAGATCTGGATTACCTTCTGGGATAAACGAAAAAACATCGATGTTAAGAATGTGAAAGCATATCTTTATTCGATGGTTAGAAACAGGGTTTATAATCAACTTCGCGATAACAAAAAACTGGAACATCAGCTCGAGATAATCGATAAATATCTTACTGTTGATGATATTACTGACCTTACTGATCTTGCCGATACAAACCAACTGTTAGAAGAAGCTATTGCTAAATTACCCGAGCGCAACAGAGAAATATTTATGCTCAGTCGTTTCGAGGGATTATCTAATCAGGAAATTGCTGATAGACTTGATATTTCGAAGCGTACAGTAGAGAACCACCTTACAAATTCACTTAGACAAATACGAAAGTCGGTAATTGTTGCTTTGCTTCTTGCTTCGATATAA
- a CDS encoding FecR family protein, which yields MKNKENKLLHKYLNDDINDQENLALLVLEKKKIYDKKDEVFKNHLHESKLKMDIFSGINAKRVKKMSLYRALQIAATVVIMLGIGLGYIINSAYFGTTELSNNLKNPQSYNLPDGTEITLASGSSIFYDADFDDEFRKVELKGEAFFDVERDENRPFIIKTDRLNTEVLGTSFNIKQTDKAVKVTVVTGLVKVYDNKNEVKVKPQHEAVYNINSSDLVKHQIDNDYATSWLKDKYRLNRVDIIQLTDFVEQRFGVSLLYKDKEIEHTLITTTVRKGESIDDFIEKINDLEEINITKLNANELNVTLVEN from the coding sequence ATGAAAAATAAAGAAAATAAATTACTACATAAGTACCTGAATGACGATATCAATGATCAGGAAAATTTAGCCCTGCTTGTATTGGAGAAGAAGAAAATTTATGACAAGAAGGACGAAGTTTTCAAAAACCATCTTCATGAAAGTAAACTGAAAATGGATATTTTTTCCGGAATAAATGCTAAAAGAGTTAAAAAGATGTCATTGTACAGGGCTCTTCAAATAGCTGCTACGGTTGTTATTATGTTAGGAATAGGTTTGGGGTATATAATTAACAGTGCATATTTTGGAACTACCGAATTATCAAACAATCTTAAAAATCCTCAAAGCTATAATCTGCCGGATGGAACAGAAATCACACTGGCCTCAGGAAGTAGTATATTTTATGATGCTGATTTCGATGATGAATTCAGAAAAGTGGAGCTGAAAGGTGAGGCTTTTTTTGATGTTGAACGCGACGAAAACCGTCCTTTCATTATTAAAACTGATAGGTTAAATACCGAGGTATTAGGAACTTCATTCAATATAAAACAAACTGATAAAGCAGTAAAAGTTACTGTAGTTACCGGTCTTGTTAAAGTATACGACAATAAAAATGAAGTAAAAGTGAAACCACAGCACGAGGCTGTTTACAATATCAACAGCAGTGATCTGGTTAAACATCAAATCGATAATGACTACGCCACTTCATGGCTGAAAGATAAGTACAGGTTAAATAGAGTAGATATTATTCAGTTAACCGATTTTGTTGAGCAAAGATTTGGAGTAAGTCTGTTATACAAAGATAAAGAAATTGAACATACTCTAATTACAACTACAGTTAGAAAAGGAGAAAGCATCGACGACTTTATTGAGAAAATAAACGATCTGGAAGAGATTAATATAACAAAGCTAAATGCTAACGAGTTAAATGTAACCCTTGTTGAAAACTAA
- a CDS encoding TonB-dependent receptor, with product MISKINIRNVIIIFLAVFFVYPIAVAQGVQKDPGDEKITVKESNITLSELLDIMDSKSEYDVSYGNYVISLSDKYNFTYHSKTVFNILDDISKKLNVSYKVSGFNITVIKKRKSSLFKKKVTISGYIKERGSEELLIGANIHIKGTNIGTVSNSYGFYSLTIPAQKAVLGVSYVGFDTFELEKDFFEDIEFDIELEQNNMLQNIDLTYSSSKRIADKAYMNVVSIQPKEVEKIPALLGEKDVFKALQYMPGVRSGSEATAGLYVRGGGPDQNLIILDDAQVYNAMHLFGFFSVFNGNAVKNVDMYKGGFPARFGGRLSSVIDISMKDGNKNDFEGQGSIGLLSSNIMVEGPIKEGKSSFIVSGRRTYIDVLAAPFTRGPGSAGYYFYDFSAKFNYEFSSKDKLFVSGYFGRDKLRMIEGGELFKMYWQNATTTLRWNHLFNSKLFSNTSLIFSDYDLVMKEEEEYGNEIYLSKYNSGIRDIGVKTDFNWMPNSDHFVRFGFNVINHYFSPSVYNIENYNQENIVQAKHINTIESSIYAEDDWKIGDRIKLNAGLRLSNLMHEGENYLSLEPRILAAFMLTDKTSLKASYSEMNQYVHLLSSTGSGMPTDIWVPATNKVAPQFSRQYAIGLANDIEKYGLTLSVEGYYKTMENIISYKEGTDFLYVSEPYPGEEFEYEDAVVVGNGYSKGVEFLLQKNQGKFSGWIGYTLSYTKHKFEELNRGKEFFPRHDRRHDISIVGIYELTPRIDFSATWVYGTGDAFTLATEEYNVYDHDPTEPIEYDVDYYPETGNIYVDGGPEKYTVNHYVEKNSFRMAAYHRLDFAFRFHKTLKSGRKRTWEFGIYNVYNRKNPFYYESSWVNEGGKKQNVLLQYSIFQIIPSVSYTLKF from the coding sequence ATGATAAGTAAAATCAATATAAGGAATGTAATTATCATATTTCTGGCCGTGTTTTTTGTGTACCCCATTGCTGTTGCACAAGGGGTTCAGAAAGATCCTGGTGATGAAAAAATTACTGTAAAGGAATCGAACATAACATTATCCGAATTATTGGATATTATGGATTCAAAATCGGAATACGATGTTTCATACGGGAACTATGTAATATCTCTTTCCGATAAATATAATTTCACCTACCATTCAAAAACTGTGTTCAATATTCTCGATGATATCAGTAAAAAACTTAATGTAAGTTACAAGGTCTCGGGATTTAATATTACTGTGATCAAAAAACGAAAATCTTCACTATTCAAAAAGAAAGTAACTATATCGGGTTATATAAAAGAAAGGGGTTCGGAAGAATTGTTGATAGGTGCAAATATTCATATAAAAGGAACAAATATTGGAACAGTTAGCAACTCTTATGGTTTCTACTCTCTTACAATTCCGGCTCAGAAAGCGGTTTTAGGTGTTTCGTATGTGGGTTTTGACACTTTTGAATTGGAGAAAGATTTTTTTGAAGATATAGAGTTCGATATCGAACTCGAACAAAATAATATGTTGCAGAATATAGATTTAACGTATTCTTCAAGCAAAAGAATAGCAGATAAAGCCTATATGAATGTTGTTAGTATACAGCCAAAGGAGGTTGAAAAAATTCCGGCCTTGCTTGGCGAAAAGGATGTATTTAAAGCATTGCAGTATATGCCCGGTGTTCGTTCGGGTAGCGAGGCAACTGCCGGACTATACGTAAGGGGAGGAGGCCCTGACCAAAATCTAATAATTTTAGATGATGCTCAGGTTTATAATGCTATGCACCTTTTTGGTTTCTTTTCGGTTTTTAACGGAAATGCAGTAAAAAATGTCGACATGTATAAAGGCGGTTTTCCTGCCCGATTTGGAGGGAGGCTTTCTTCTGTTATAGACATAAGCATGAAAGATGGTAACAAAAACGACTTTGAGGGGCAGGGGAGTATTGGTTTGTTATCATCGAACATAATGGTTGAAGGACCAATAAAAGAAGGAAAATCATCCTTTATAGTTTCCGGTAGAAGAACTTACATCGATGTTTTAGCTGCTCCTTTTACTCGAGGGCCAGGATCGGCAGGGTATTACTTTTATGATTTTAGCGCAAAGTTTAACTATGAGTTTAGCAGTAAGGATAAGCTATTTGTGAGTGGCTATTTTGGTCGCGACAAACTAAGAATGATCGAAGGGGGAGAATTGTTTAAAATGTATTGGCAAAATGCAACGACAACATTACGCTGGAATCATCTTTTCAATTCAAAACTATTTAGTAATACATCATTGATTTTTAGTGATTATGATTTGGTAATGAAAGAAGAAGAAGAATATGGGAATGAAATTTATTTATCAAAATACAATTCGGGAATTAGAGATATTGGTGTAAAAACAGATTTTAACTGGATGCCAAACAGTGATCATTTTGTACGTTTCGGATTTAATGTTATTAATCATTATTTTTCTCCAAGTGTTTATAATATAGAAAATTATAATCAAGAAAACATTGTACAGGCAAAGCATATCAATACTATTGAGAGCTCTATATATGCCGAAGATGATTGGAAAATAGGTGACAGGATTAAGCTTAATGCCGGATTGAGGCTTAGTAATCTGATGCATGAAGGAGAAAATTACCTGAGTCTGGAACCAAGGATACTTGCTGCTTTTATGTTAACGGATAAAACATCGTTAAAGGCTTCATATTCCGAGATGAATCAATATGTACATCTTTTGTCGTCAACAGGATCGGGTATGCCAACCGATATTTGGGTTCCGGCTACTAATAAGGTTGCTCCTCAATTTTCAAGACAATATGCTATTGGTCTCGCAAATGATATAGAAAAATATGGATTAACTCTATCGGTTGAAGGATATTACAAAACCATGGAAAATATAATTTCCTATAAAGAAGGAACCGATTTTTTATATGTTTCCGAACCCTATCCGGGAGAAGAATTCGAATATGAAGATGCTGTAGTAGTTGGTAATGGATATTCTAAAGGTGTAGAATTTCTCCTTCAAAAGAATCAAGGAAAATTTAGCGGTTGGATAGGATACACCCTTTCATATACCAAACATAAGTTCGAAGAACTAAATCGCGGAAAGGAGTTTTTTCCCCGTCACGACCGTCGGCATGATATATCAATTGTTGGGATCTATGAGCTGACTCCCCGAATAGATTTTAGTGCTACATGGGTTTACGGAACCGGTGATGCATTTACTCTGGCAACCGAAGAATATAATGTTTATGATCACGATCCAACAGAGCCAATTGAATATGATGTAGATTATTATCCTGAAACTGGTAATATATATGTTGATGGCGGACCGGAGAAATATACAGTAAATCATTATGTCGAAAAAAATTCATTTAGGATGGCTGCTTATCATCGCCTCGATTTTGCTTTCCGATTCCACAAAACACTAAAAAGCGGACGTAAGCGTACATGGGAATTTGGTATTTATAATGTTTACAACCGTAAAAATCCTTTTTATTACGAATCTAGCTGGGTTAATGAAGGTGGTAAAAAACAAAATGTACTTCTTCAGTATAGCATTTTCCAGATTATTCCAAGTGTATCATATACTTTAAAATTTTAA
- a CDS encoding DUF4249 family protein produces the protein MKNILIIISFIILLTSCQKISNMDIPDSEPQLVVTYFVGPNLYSDTTYLNLDWSIPIYNNPDYYEQTNWNMRNPVEWANVSMSKNGNEFSLLYDSIIKVYRNPNSDFKAGDNVGLYVNYNKEEEIRANCVVPEKPLFDIELLDLTINAEGDSVFSIKYTSRNKGKNYFKFFMKEYGSSLRDRYYDVETGHYIDSIYRNTDVEKSYLQNPVRILNENESTVLSTEYFKGGNIAYYKDKAYRLDSVETYVLNIDEDYYKFENMPKYDWHEDGIYLLFVGEPELDFTNVEGGLGIFCAYNIDVGTINIQESVTK, from the coding sequence ATGAAGAATATTTTAATTATAATTTCTTTTATCATTTTGCTTACATCGTGCCAAAAGATAAGCAATATGGATATACCCGATTCAGAACCACAATTAGTAGTAACTTATTTTGTAGGGCCAAATTTATATAGCGATACAACATATTTGAACCTTGACTGGAGCATACCTATTTATAATAACCCTGATTACTACGAACAAACGAATTGGAATATGCGTAATCCGGTGGAGTGGGCAAATGTTAGCATGAGTAAAAACGGGAATGAATTTTCACTGTTATACGATAGTATAATTAAGGTTTACCGTAACCCTAATTCAGATTTTAAAGCCGGTGATAATGTAGGGCTGTATGTAAATTATAATAAAGAAGAAGAAATACGGGCAAATTGTGTAGTACCCGAAAAGCCGCTTTTTGATATTGAGCTCTTGGATTTAACTATTAATGCAGAAGGAGATAGTGTTTTCTCGATAAAATATACTTCGCGCAATAAAGGAAAGAACTATTTTAAATTCTTTATGAAAGAATATGGTTCCTCCTTAAGGGATAGATATTATGATGTTGAAACCGGTCATTATATAGATTCAATTTACCGAAATACCGATGTGGAGAAATCTTACCTACAAAACCCTGTGAGAATTTTAAATGAAAATGAAAGTACAGTTCTTAGCACAGAGTATTTTAAAGGGGGTAATATAGCTTATTATAAGGATAAAGCATATAGACTGGATTCTGTAGAAACTTATGTGCTTAATATAGACGAAGACTATTATAAATTCGAAAATATGCCAAAATATGATTGGCATGAAGACGGGATATATCTCCTGTTTGTGGGTGAACCCGAACTGGATTTTACCAACGTAGAAGGTGGTTTGGGTATATTTTGCGCATATAATATAGATGTTGGAACAATTAATATTCAGGAAAGTGTTACTAAATAA
- a CDS encoding SulP family inorganic anion transporter: MKGRILSINLKKYSSDFFGGLSGAIAVLPQTLGLSVLLFTSFGYDASAGAMAGLIGAVILLLSSGIAGATIGMISAPNGPVTMLLVGMVATLSQNYAPNEILIIVGAVLLLTGIFQIVFGILGGGELIKLIPYPVVASMITAIGILMIKSQVNQILPSNEIVGWFKYIPLIVALVTIAIIYLVKKFFPRLPAILMGLLGGIIVYPLLVLSMENPNSKWVIGSLPTIEPGVILSRFNGIELESLPWQLIVTSALALTVLVMIDCLLTALVADTQTSERHNAKNELVAQGFAQILIGLVGGVGGGGTKGSTLANTMAGGRRWSPVFAAVLILLMALFGRGIGSFLPLSALSGVIIYIGINMINKNIIFWLKDKFTRVDAINALTVIATTMIFDVTKAVALGMIFAVITFIRRAIKRPLIRRQTNILEYPSPRKRSEKHREIIEANGDKALLIELQGDLYFATTDQLYRNVMERIDGRLVIILHFRRVISIDMSGMVLLMQLVEIAEKNGTKIVFTHLHKNLGFGKQMKKAFRLIESKKESTTNIFHSTARALEFAEDLILKNEYKDQEYFDTAPVSFEDNNLCKSLDDVAVSTLKNIAKKRKFEDREVVLEEGDKTKSLHLVTSGFVEQRLYNGPTSYKVLAKYSPGTYYGKVSFFSKGPLTTRFVALRDTTVYEIKRKNIKDESAKAKDEFFTDVTMAIGRSLSKESKRFIEEIHRLEAL; encoded by the coding sequence ATGAAGGGGAGAATTTTAAGTATCAATTTAAAAAAATACAGTTCAGATTTTTTTGGAGGTTTATCCGGTGCGATTGCCGTATTACCACAAACATTGGGTTTAAGTGTACTACTGTTTACATCATTCGGTTATGATGCTTCGGCAGGAGCTATGGCTGGTTTAATTGGTGCAGTAATTCTTCTTCTTTCTTCGGGTATTGCCGGGGCAACAATAGGTATGATCAGTGCTCCAAACGGGCCCGTTACCATGCTTCTTGTTGGCATGGTTGCTACGTTGAGTCAGAATTATGCTCCAAACGAAATTTTAATAATAGTAGGAGCAGTACTCTTATTAACAGGTATTTTCCAGATAGTATTCGGAATACTCGGAGGGGGTGAACTGATAAAACTAATACCATATCCGGTTGTCGCCAGTATGATTACTGCTATTGGTATATTGATGATTAAATCGCAGGTAAACCAGATTCTGCCCTCGAATGAAATAGTCGGTTGGTTTAAATACATCCCTCTTATAGTTGCCTTAGTAACAATAGCAATAATATATTTAGTTAAGAAATTCTTTCCTCGTTTACCGGCAATATTAATGGGACTTTTAGGTGGGATAATTGTTTATCCGCTTCTTGTGCTTTCGATGGAAAATCCAAATTCAAAATGGGTAATCGGATCTTTGCCAACAATAGAACCCGGAGTAATATTAAGCAGGTTTAATGGAATAGAACTCGAAAGCTTACCATGGCAACTGATAGTTACATCAGCTTTGGCTTTAACAGTTTTAGTTATGATAGATTGTTTGTTAACTGCTTTGGTAGCTGATACACAAACTTCGGAACGTCACAATGCAAAAAATGAGCTTGTAGCTCAGGGTTTTGCACAAATACTTATCGGCCTTGTTGGTGGGGTTGGTGGTGGAGGAACAAAAGGCTCTACACTTGCAAATACTATGGCAGGTGGACGTAGATGGAGTCCGGTTTTTGCAGCTGTACTTATTTTACTCATGGCCTTATTTGGTAGAGGAATAGGATCATTCCTGCCCCTGTCGGCCCTTTCGGGAGTTATCATCTACATAGGTATCAACATGATCAATAAGAACATTATCTTCTGGTTAAAAGACAAATTTACAAGAGTAGATGCAATTAACGCCCTTACTGTAATTGCAACAACAATGATATTTGATGTTACTAAAGCCGTAGCACTTGGGATGATATTTGCAGTTATTACCTTTATAAGAAGAGCAATAAAGCGTCCGTTAATAAGACGTCAAACAAATATATTAGAATATCCTTCACCGCGAAAAAGAAGCGAGAAACACCGTGAGATTATTGAAGCAAACGGCGATAAGGCATTATTGATAGAACTTCAGGGTGACCTGTATTTTGCTACAACCGATCAATTGTATCGTAATGTGATGGAAAGAATCGATGGAAGGTTAGTAATAATTCTTCATTTCAGAAGGGTTATTTCTATCGACATGAGTGGTATGGTATTGTTGATGCAACTTGTAGAAATAGCTGAGAAAAACGGTACTAAAATTGTATTTACCCATTTACATAAGAATCTGGGCTTCGGTAAACAAATGAAAAAGGCTTTCAGACTTATCGAAAGTAAAAAGGAAAGTACTACAAATATATTCCATTCAACTGCCAGAGCATTAGAATTTGCAGAAGACCTTATACTAAAAAACGAATACAAGGATCAGGAATATTTTGATACAGCACCCGTAAGCTTTGAAGACAATAACCTGTGTAAATCATTAGATGATGTGGCAGTATCGACATTGAAAAATATCGCAAAAAAGCGAAAATTCGAAGACAGGGAAGTTGTTTTGGAAGAAGGCGATAAAACTAAATCGCTTCACCTTGTAACAAGTGGATTTGTTGAGCAACGTTTGTATAATGGACCTACATCGTATAAAGTACTGGCAAAATACTCTCCCGGAACATACTACGGTAAAGTATCGTTCTTTAGCAAAGGACCTTTAACTACAAGGTTTGTTGCACTGAGGGATACAACAGTATATGAGATCAAGCGAAAGAATATTAAAGACGAATCAGCCAAAGCCAAGGATGAATTCTTTACAGATGTAACGATGGCAATTGGTAGAAGCTTATCTAAGGAATCTAAAAGATTTATAGAGGAAATTCACAGGTTGGAGGCTCTTTAA
- a CDS encoding AraC family transcriptional regulator, with amino-acid sequence MSSSVLHIKNMVCNRCIRVVREEFAKLEIEISEIELGKVTIPSELSDGQLAVVRDVLKENGFELIDDKRSKLIDSIKTLIIEKIHHEKEMSASINSSEFISGEIGYDYSYLSKLFSSVEGITIEKFIINQKIEKAKELLVYNELTLNEISYQLGYSSVQHLSNQFKKITGLTPSHFKKLKENKRKPLDKV; translated from the coding sequence ATGAGTTCATCTGTTCTACACATAAAAAACATGGTTTGTAACCGCTGCATAAGGGTGGTTAGAGAAGAGTTTGCAAAACTGGAAATAGAAATCTCAGAAATAGAATTAGGCAAAGTTACTATTCCGTCAGAACTTAGTGACGGGCAACTTGCAGTAGTCAGAGATGTGTTAAAGGAAAATGGTTTTGAGTTAATTGACGACAAGAGAAGCAAGCTTATTGATAGTATAAAGACCCTAATTATTGAAAAAATACATCACGAAAAAGAGATGTCAGCATCTATAAACAGCTCAGAATTTATTTCAGGAGAGATAGGTTATGATTATTCCTACCTGAGTAAGCTTTTTTCATCGGTAGAGGGTATTACGATTGAAAAATTTATTATCAACCAAAAGATCGAAAAGGCTAAAGAACTATTGGTTTATAATGAATTAACCTTAAATGAAATTTCGTATCAGTTAGGATATAGCAGTGTTCAGCATCTTTCGAATCAGTTCAAGAAAATTACCGGACTTACTCCTTCGCATTTTAAAAAGTTGAAAGAAAACAAACGCAAACCTTTGGATAAAGTATAA